The proteins below come from a single Gimesia alba genomic window:
- a CDS encoding DUF1501 domain-containing protein gives MNPLEEYQRQLTRRQLLSRSRGCLGATALATLLGDVPKLSAAGPTNPDQRGLPGLPHFAPKAKRVIYLFMAGGPSHIDLFDYKPELKKIHGKELPESVRKGQRLTGMTSGQKSFPCVAPMFNFKRYGERGTWINGDILPHTALIADDIAIIRTMNTEAINHDPAITYINTGTQQLGRPSFGAWLSYGLGSPNKDLPAYVVMISVGNAPGQALYSRLWSSGNLPSRHQGVQFRSAGDPVLFLSDPKGLDRGLRRKMLDGLAKINAEKSQLSGDPEIEARIAQYEMAYRMQTSVPGLMDLSGETKATFEMYGPDSEKKGTFAANCILARRMAERGVPFIQLFQRGWDQHGNLPKAIRNNCDKVDQPAAALVKDLKQRGLLDDTVVIFGGEFGRTIYSQGTLTKDNHGRDHHGRCFSTWVAGGGFKPGIDYGETDDHCYNIVRDPVHINDLNASVLHCLGIDHNRFTVKYQGLDLKLTGVDGAQVVKGLLS, from the coding sequence ATGAATCCTCTGGAAGAATACCAGCGACAGTTAACGCGTCGACAATTGTTATCACGCTCTCGTGGATGCCTGGGCGCAACAGCGCTTGCTACATTATTGGGAGACGTTCCTAAACTATCTGCTGCCGGCCCAACAAACCCGGATCAACGAGGTTTGCCGGGACTGCCTCATTTTGCCCCCAAAGCGAAACGGGTGATTTATCTCTTTATGGCCGGTGGTCCCAGTCATATCGACCTGTTTGACTACAAACCGGAACTGAAGAAGATTCACGGGAAAGAGCTGCCTGAGTCGGTTCGCAAGGGACAACGACTCACGGGAATGACCAGCGGTCAGAAATCGTTTCCTTGTGTGGCGCCCATGTTCAATTTCAAACGTTACGGCGAACGGGGAACCTGGATCAATGGAGACATCCTGCCGCATACCGCATTGATTGCGGATGACATTGCGATTATCAGGACTATGAATACGGAAGCCATCAACCATGATCCCGCGATTACGTATATTAATACGGGAACCCAGCAGTTGGGACGTCCCAGTTTTGGCGCGTGGCTGAGTTATGGATTAGGCAGTCCAAACAAAGATTTGCCCGCTTATGTGGTGATGATTTCTGTCGGTAATGCACCAGGGCAAGCACTCTATTCGCGGCTTTGGAGCAGTGGCAACTTGCCTTCTCGCCATCAGGGGGTTCAGTTTCGTAGTGCCGGAGATCCCGTTTTGTTTCTGTCCGATCCCAAAGGATTGGACAGAGGTCTGCGTCGTAAAATGCTGGATGGACTGGCGAAAATCAATGCGGAAAAATCACAGCTTTCAGGCGATCCGGAAATTGAAGCACGCATTGCGCAATACGAAATGGCGTATCGGATGCAAACCTCGGTACCAGGCTTGATGGACCTGAGTGGAGAAACGAAAGCCACATTTGAAATGTACGGCCCCGATTCAGAGAAAAAAGGAACGTTCGCTGCAAACTGCATTTTAGCGCGTCGGATGGCGGAACGCGGCGTCCCTTTCATTCAACTCTTCCAGCGTGGCTGGGATCAGCACGGGAATCTGCCCAAAGCAATTCGCAATAATTGTGATAAGGTGGATCAGCCCGCAGCCGCCCTGGTGAAAGATTTGAAACAACGGGGATTGTTGGACGATACCGTTGTCATCTTTGGTGGCGAATTCGGCCGTACGATTTATAGTCAGGGAACATTGACGAAAGACAATCACGGCCGTGACCATCACGGTCGCTGTTTCTCAACCTGGGTTGCCGGCGGCGGATTTAAGCCGGGCATCGATTACGGCGAGACCGACGATCATTGCTATAACATCGTCAGAGATCCGGTACACATTAACGATTTAAACGCCAGCGTTCTGCATTGCCTGGGAATCGATCACAATCGCTTTACGGTGAAATATCAGGGGCTCGATCTCAAACTCACTGGCGTCGATGGTGCCCAGGTTGTTAAAGGGCTACTGTCTTAG
- a CDS encoding DUF1553 domain-containing protein: MRMLPRSVFLLWSSFLALTINVCLAGNDQAKHDAASKTKIDFSRDIRPILSENCFHCHGPDTKHREGDLRLDLEEAAKADSIVPGHSDQSEFYKRISSTDADLQMPPADSNKKLTAEQRELLKRWIDEGAEWTSHWAFLAPEKSSLPAVKNNQWVRNPIDQFVLAQIESQQLQPSREASRRTLIRRLTFDLTGLPPTIPEINNFLNDESPNAYEKLVDRLLSSKQYGERMALMWLDAARYGDTSVYHADGPRDMWAWRDRIVQMYNENIPFDQFSTEQLAGDLLPNATPLQMVSSGFNRNNGTTDEGGLIPEEYRVEYAVDRVKTTSTVWLGLSMECAQCHEHKYDPISHEDYYRFFGFFNISADAGSQTRNGNAKPTVALVDPEKQKKLPDIRERIKENQQQIAARQKSAEPQFTAWLAAKEKAQHAAPSQIEGQILQFRLDEGKGTKVVDQVDQNRKGTIHGKADWVKSPYDQGLHFDGKTYVDLGNVCDFERTDSFSYGGWINLDPKGSGALLAKMDDANSYRGYDILISGEQISVHIINTWPTNAIKVTTKKKLKPSTWQHVLVTYDGSSKAMGVKIYVDGQLWDWKIEQDRLTESIRTPKTLLIGSRHPSSRLKGTIDEVSVFNRVLSQSEVETLTKQLPITTILAVSPEKRTAEQQQQLRNYYLEREDAEYIALLKKKQELKAEETELLKPLTTVMIMGDMPKPRDTFILSRGAYDAPTKQKVEPGTPAVLPPMPKGAPKNRLGLAKWLFADNHPLTARVTVNRYWQMLFGTGLVTTPEDFGSQGAFPSHPQLLDWLAVDFKESGWDVKRMLKQIVMSATYRQSSDVSRADYLRDPANRLLARGARFRLQGEMIRDSALDISGLLNPQMGGPGVKPYQPPGLWKEVGLGGNPKFVQDHGEKLYRRSLYTYWKRSAPPPSMQIFDAPTREKCTIRRPRTNTPLQALVTMNDVQYVEAARHLAERMLKEGGATNAEQVGYAFLLATAREPRSTEREVLLDVYAESLKHYQTNLKAAEELLQVGESPRDKNLNVAQLAAWTVVANMILNLDETLTRE, encoded by the coding sequence ATGCGCATGCTTCCTCGCTCCGTTTTCTTATTGTGGTCGAGTTTTCTCGCTCTGACAATCAATGTCTGTCTGGCTGGAAATGATCAGGCTAAACACGACGCCGCTTCGAAAACGAAAATTGATTTCAGCCGTGATATTCGACCAATTCTTTCTGAAAACTGCTTTCATTGCCATGGTCCCGACACGAAACATCGCGAAGGTGATCTTCGGCTAGACCTGGAAGAAGCGGCGAAAGCAGATTCGATTGTTCCCGGGCATTCGGATCAGAGTGAATTTTACAAACGGATCAGCAGCACTGATGCGGATCTTCAAATGCCTCCCGCTGATTCAAATAAAAAATTGACTGCCGAGCAGAGAGAGTTGCTCAAACGCTGGATTGATGAGGGAGCTGAATGGACCAGTCACTGGGCGTTTCTCGCTCCAGAAAAATCATCATTACCAGCAGTCAAAAACAACCAGTGGGTACGCAATCCCATCGATCAGTTTGTTTTGGCACAAATAGAATCTCAACAGTTGCAGCCTTCAAGAGAAGCCAGCCGTCGTACTTTGATTCGCCGACTGACATTTGATTTGACGGGGCTGCCGCCCACCATTCCGGAGATTAACAATTTTCTGAATGATGAATCTCCTAACGCCTATGAAAAACTGGTTGACCGTCTGCTAAGTTCAAAACAGTACGGCGAGCGAATGGCTCTGATGTGGCTGGATGCGGCCCGTTATGGTGATACGAGCGTGTATCATGCAGATGGGCCACGCGATATGTGGGCCTGGCGCGATCGCATCGTGCAGATGTATAACGAAAATATTCCCTTTGACCAGTTTTCAACAGAACAACTGGCGGGAGATTTGCTTCCCAATGCAACGCCATTGCAAATGGTGTCTTCCGGATTTAATCGGAATAACGGGACAACTGATGAAGGAGGCCTGATTCCGGAAGAGTACCGCGTTGAGTACGCTGTCGATAGGGTGAAAACGACGTCCACGGTCTGGTTAGGACTCAGCATGGAATGCGCTCAATGCCATGAGCATAAATATGATCCTATTTCACATGAGGACTATTACCGCTTCTTCGGTTTTTTCAATATCAGCGCTGACGCCGGTAGTCAGACACGAAATGGAAATGCTAAACCGACGGTGGCACTGGTTGATCCGGAAAAACAAAAGAAACTGCCGGATATACGAGAGAGAATCAAAGAAAACCAGCAGCAGATCGCCGCTCGTCAAAAGTCAGCTGAGCCTCAGTTTACAGCCTGGTTGGCGGCGAAAGAAAAAGCACAACATGCAGCGCCTTCACAGATTGAGGGACAGATCCTGCAGTTCAGGCTCGATGAAGGCAAAGGAACCAAGGTTGTCGATCAAGTGGATCAGAATCGCAAAGGAACCATTCATGGTAAGGCTGACTGGGTGAAGTCTCCTTACGATCAGGGGCTGCATTTTGATGGCAAAACCTATGTCGATCTGGGGAACGTGTGTGATTTTGAACGGACCGATTCATTTTCCTATGGCGGCTGGATTAATCTCGACCCGAAAGGATCTGGCGCGCTTTTAGCAAAAATGGATGATGCCAACAGTTATCGCGGGTACGATATCCTCATCTCCGGCGAACAAATATCGGTACATATCATCAATACGTGGCCTACGAATGCGATTAAGGTAACGACCAAGAAAAAACTCAAACCTTCAACCTGGCAGCATGTGTTGGTGACCTATGATGGTTCATCCAAAGCGATGGGCGTGAAAATCTATGTCGATGGTCAATTGTGGGACTGGAAGATCGAGCAGGATCGCTTAACGGAATCCATTCGCACACCCAAAACGTTACTGATTGGCAGCCGGCACCCCAGCTCTCGTTTAAAGGGGACTATCGATGAAGTTTCTGTCTTTAATCGTGTGCTCAGTCAATCTGAAGTGGAGACACTGACAAAGCAACTTCCGATTACGACCATCCTGGCTGTGTCTCCTGAGAAACGAACGGCAGAGCAACAGCAGCAGTTGCGTAATTACTATCTGGAACGGGAAGACGCAGAATATATCGCGTTGCTCAAGAAAAAGCAGGAATTGAAAGCAGAGGAGACAGAACTTCTCAAACCGCTGACGACGGTCATGATCATGGGGGACATGCCCAAGCCTCGCGACACATTTATCCTCTCCCGTGGTGCTTATGATGCTCCCACCAAACAGAAAGTCGAACCAGGTACACCGGCGGTTTTGCCTCCGATGCCGAAAGGCGCCCCCAAAAATCGCCTGGGCTTGGCGAAATGGCTCTTTGCAGACAATCATCCTCTTACCGCTCGCGTCACTGTGAACCGGTATTGGCAAATGTTATTTGGGACTGGGCTGGTTACGACACCCGAAGATTTCGGTTCACAGGGCGCGTTCCCCAGTCATCCGCAATTGCTGGACTGGCTGGCCGTCGATTTCAAAGAATCGGGCTGGGATGTGAAACGGATGCTTAAACAAATTGTGATGTCTGCTACATATCGGCAGTCATCGGATGTATCGCGGGCAGACTATTTGCGGGACCCAGCAAACAGACTACTGGCCCGCGGTGCGCGTTTTCGCTTACAGGGAGAAATGATCCGCGATAGCGCGCTCGACATCAGTGGATTGCTTAATCCCCAAATGGGAGGTCCGGGAGTAAAACCGTATCAGCCACCCGGACTCTGGAAAGAAGTGGGATTGGGGGGAAATCCCAAATTCGTGCAGGATCACGGCGAGAAACTGTATCGCCGCAGCTTATATACCTACTGGAAACGATCTGCGCCCCCTCCGTCGATGCAGATCTTTGATGCACCAACACGGGAAAAGTGTACGATCCGACGGCCACGTACAAATACGCCTCTGCAGGCATTGGTCACGATGAATGATGTCCAGTACGTCGAAGCGGCCCGTCACCTTGCAGAACGAATGTTGAAAGAAGGGGGAGCAACCAATGCCGAACAGGTTGGTTATGCCTTTTTACTGGCAACGGCCAGAGAGCCTCGATCAACAGAAAGAGAAGTACTTCTGGATGTTTATGCTGAAAGTCTGAAGCACTATCAGACCAATTTAAAAGCGGCAGAAGAACTGCTTCAAGTTGGTGAATCACCCCGCGATAAAAATTTGAATGTCGCGCAACTGGCAGCCTGGACGGTGGTCGCCAACATGATTTTAAATTTAGACGAAACTTTAACTCGTGAGTAA
- a CDS encoding PSD1 and planctomycete cytochrome C domain-containing protein has translation MNAIKMILIALPATLLTCVAAAEETIEFNRDVLPILSNHCFTCHGPDSATRAADLRLDQRESAIGKADSGKRVITPGKVQSSELIHRITTQDENERMPPADGPNPLNAKQIAILKTWIEQGAEYEAHWAFVAPKQPAIPKTQNSSWAKNNIDHFVLARLEREGLQPAREAKRETLIRRVAFDLTGLPPTLKEIDKFLSDQSPDAYTTMVDYYLASPAYGEHMARHWLDLARYADSNGYQYDTEREQWIWRDWVINAYNTNKPFNEFTIEQLAGDLLPAATDQQRLATGFNRNHGITIEGGIIDEEYRTEYVMDRLVTTGEVWLALTIGCARCHEHKFDPISQKEFYQLYAFFNQVPERGMRGFAPKQRIPSPLATASQQNFDVELTRLKTELKKPINIAQHLNSWSEQISTQPEHGWTVIEPLTMKSSGGTTLTKLADKSILTSGANPQKDVYEITAKTDATNLTAVRLEALTHESLPGGGPGRHSNSNFVLSEFELTAVSIADPSQQQTVKFTRAIADYSQANYEIAKAIDGSVAGNNGWAVDGPTRKLPATAMFIAASPFGFEGGTELQFRLRHDAGFATHGVGRPRFSITGDAPQNLQLHGIPADIRQIAAKKRNLRSANEQKQLREYFLAHHNPRQELKQRIAELEKQKMAAIPETMIMQDMAQPRATYLLDRGQYNEPRDQVSPNVPAIFPPMPKTAAKNRLGFAEWLVAPDHPLTARVAINRYWQRIFGLGLVKTSEDFGVQGELPSHPELLDWLALEFIRSGWDIKQMQRLILNSATYRQTSHVGAAAYKQDPENRLLARGPRMRLSAEEIRDATLVTSGLLVERLGGKSVYPYQPKGLWLELNNRPNYSKAYPQGTGEDLYRRSLYTFWKRTVPSPMLKTLDAPEREFCTIRRSRTNTPLQALLLLNGPQFVEAARKLAERMLSEGGTTVDEQIKYGFRLVTARQPSDSELALFREAYETDLKFYANDQAAALRLLQVGDSASDTKFNPAKLAAFTSLTRVFLNLDEAITKE, from the coding sequence GTGAACGCAATCAAGATGATTTTGATCGCTTTGCCGGCAACGCTATTGACCTGCGTTGCTGCTGCAGAAGAAACAATCGAATTCAATCGCGATGTCCTGCCGATTCTCTCAAATCATTGTTTTACGTGTCACGGCCCCGATTCGGCAACCCGTGCAGCAGACCTGCGATTGGATCAGCGAGAATCAGCAATCGGCAAAGCAGACTCAGGCAAGAGGGTAATCACACCCGGTAAAGTGCAATCGAGCGAACTGATTCATCGCATCACGACACAAGATGAAAATGAGCGTATGCCTCCCGCTGATGGGCCGAATCCACTGAACGCAAAACAGATTGCCATTCTGAAAACATGGATCGAACAAGGAGCAGAATACGAAGCACATTGGGCCTTTGTCGCACCGAAACAACCGGCGATCCCCAAGACTCAGAATTCATCCTGGGCAAAGAACAACATAGACCATTTCGTACTTGCACGATTAGAACGCGAAGGATTACAACCCGCACGCGAAGCAAAACGTGAAACCTTAATTCGACGTGTGGCCTTTGATTTGACTGGCCTGCCTCCCACGCTTAAAGAGATCGACAAGTTTCTTTCCGATCAATCTCCGGACGCGTATACAACGATGGTCGATTACTATCTTGCCTCTCCTGCCTACGGCGAACACATGGCGCGGCACTGGCTTGACCTGGCCCGCTATGCCGACAGCAACGGTTATCAATATGATACCGAGCGAGAACAATGGATCTGGCGGGACTGGGTCATCAATGCGTATAACACAAATAAACCGTTCAACGAATTCACAATCGAACAGCTTGCCGGCGACTTGTTGCCAGCCGCCACCGATCAGCAACGACTGGCAACCGGCTTCAACCGAAACCACGGCATCACCATCGAGGGCGGCATCATTGATGAAGAGTATCGGACCGAGTATGTCATGGACCGGCTGGTTACGACGGGTGAAGTCTGGCTCGCACTTACCATCGGCTGTGCTCGCTGTCATGAACATAAATTCGATCCGATCTCTCAAAAAGAGTTCTATCAGTTGTATGCGTTTTTCAATCAGGTACCAGAACGAGGCATGCGAGGATTTGCTCCCAAACAACGTATTCCTTCGCCGCTTGCGACAGCATCGCAGCAAAATTTTGACGTCGAACTGACGCGACTGAAGACTGAGCTGAAGAAACCGATTAACATCGCCCAGCATTTGAATTCATGGTCAGAGCAGATCTCCACACAGCCGGAACATGGCTGGACGGTGATTGAACCACTGACCATGAAATCATCCGGTGGAACGACTCTTACGAAGCTCGCCGACAAGTCCATTCTGACCAGCGGGGCGAATCCTCAAAAAGATGTCTACGAGATCACCGCGAAAACTGATGCAACCAATCTGACCGCCGTCCGACTGGAAGCGCTCACACATGAGTCGCTTCCCGGCGGTGGCCCAGGTCGTCACAGCAATTCTAATTTTGTTCTGAGCGAATTTGAACTAACGGCGGTTTCTATCGCAGATCCCTCACAGCAGCAAACCGTGAAGTTTACCCGCGCAATCGCCGACTATTCACAGGCTAATTATGAAATCGCCAAAGCCATTGATGGGAGTGTGGCCGGCAACAACGGTTGGGCAGTAGACGGACCGACGCGCAAACTTCCCGCGACGGCCATGTTCATCGCGGCCTCCCCTTTCGGCTTTGAGGGTGGCACCGAATTGCAGTTTCGACTGCGTCACGACGCCGGTTTTGCGACACACGGTGTGGGGCGTCCCCGCTTTTCCATCACGGGCGACGCACCCCAAAATCTGCAGTTGCACGGTATTCCTGCCGACATTCGACAGATTGCTGCGAAAAAACGAAATCTCCGCTCCGCCAACGAACAGAAACAATTGCGTGAATATTTCCTCGCGCATCACAATCCCAGGCAGGAACTCAAGCAACGCATCGCGGAACTCGAAAAACAGAAAATGGCGGCGATCCCGGAAACCATGATCATGCAGGACATGGCTCAGCCACGCGCCACGTATCTTCTCGACCGCGGGCAATACAATGAACCCCGCGATCAGGTCAGCCCTAATGTTCCCGCGATTTTCCCGCCGATGCCCAAAACGGCAGCAAAGAATCGTCTGGGCTTCGCCGAGTGGCTGGTTGCTCCCGATCATCCACTCACGGCACGTGTTGCCATCAATCGCTACTGGCAACGCATCTTCGGGTTGGGATTAGTGAAAACGTCTGAAGATTTTGGAGTTCAGGGTGAATTACCCAGCCATCCGGAATTATTGGACTGGCTCGCCTTGGAATTTATTCGCAGTGGCTGGGACATCAAACAGATGCAGCGGTTGATTTTGAATTCCGCTACCTATCGGCAAACTTCACATGTCGGTGCGGCAGCCTATAAACAAGACCCGGAAAATCGACTTCTCGCTCGTGGCCCCAGAATGCGACTGTCTGCCGAAGAAATTCGCGATGCCACGTTAGTCACCAGTGGATTACTTGTGGAACGGCTGGGCGGAAAAAGCGTCTACCCGTATCAGCCGAAAGGCCTTTGGCTCGAATTGAATAACCGGCCGAATTACTCCAAAGCGTATCCACAAGGAACGGGGGAGGATCTCTATCGACGGAGTCTTTACACATTCTGGAAGCGGACGGTCCCTTCTCCCATGCTGAAAACACTCGATGCCCCGGAACGGGAATTCTGTACGATTCGTCGGTCACGAACCAATACGCCGTTACAAGCATTACTGCTGTTGAATGGTCCCCAATTCGTCGAAGCAGCCCGCAAGCTGGCCGAGCGGATGCTGTCTGAAGGGGGCACGACGGTTGATGAACAGATCAAATATGGATTTCGACTGGTCACGGCGCGACAACCCAGTGATTCTGAACTGGCTCTGTTCCGCGAAGCTTATGAAACCGATTTGAAGTTTTACGCCAATGATCAGGCAGCCGCACTTCGTCTGCTACAGGTGGGTGATTCAGCCTCAGATACAAAATTCAATCCAGCAAAGCTGGCGGCTTTCACCAGTCTGACCCGCGTGTTTCTCAATCTGGACGAAGCGATTACGAAGGAATAA